From Camelina sativa cultivar DH55 chromosome 20, Cs, whole genome shotgun sequence, the proteins below share one genomic window:
- the LOC104772153 gene encoding protein DOWNY MILDEW RESISTANCE 6-like isoform X1 → MSNDVYAPVRYSTSLKDGLDKIQFWRIFLKHYAHPLHRWIHLWPENPPGYREKMGKFCEEVRKLSIEIMGAITESLGLGRDYLSSRMDENGTQVMAVNCYPPCPGPEKALGLPPHSDYSCITILLQNLAGLKIFDPMAHGGSGRWVVVPQVTGVLKVHIGDHVEVLSNGLYKSVVHKVTLNEEKTRISLASLHSLDMNDKMSVPCELVNDENPVRYKESSFKDFLDFLVKNDISQGDRFIDTLRIKD, encoded by the exons ATGTCAAACGATGTGTACGCACCGGTTCGGTACAGTACGAGTCTCAAAGACGGTTTGGACAAAATCCAGTTCTGGAGGATCTTTCTAAAGCACTATGCACATCCTCTTCATCGTTGGATTCATCTTTGGCCTGAGAATCCACCCGGATACAG GGAAAAAATGGGAAAGTTCTGCGAGGAAGTGAGGAAGCTATCGATAGAGATAATGGGAGCAATAACGGAGAGCCTAGGGCTAGGGAGAGACTACCTGTCGTCTCGGATGGATGAAAACGGCACGCAAGTCATGGCCGTTAACTGCTATCCACCGTGTCCGGGCCCTGAGAAGGCGCTAGGCCTGCCGCCGCATTCAGACTATAGTTGCATCACCATCCTTCTACAGAACTTGGCCGGTCTTAAGATCTTCGATCCAATGGCTCATGGTGGCTCTGGCCGCTGGGTTGTTGTCCCACAAGTCACAGGTGTACTTAAG GTCCATATTGGCGACCATGTCGAAGTGCTAAGCAATGGATTATACAAGAGCGTCGTTCATAAAGTCACTTTAAATGAAGAGAAGACGAGAATCTCCCTCGCGAGCTTGCATAGCTTGGATATGAACGATAAGATGAGTGTACCGTGCGAATTGGTTAACGATGAAAATCCGGTACGGTACAAAGAGAGCAGCTTTaaagattttcttgattttctagTCAAGAATGACATTTCTCAAGGGGATAGGTTCATTGACACTCTCAGAATTAAGGACTGA
- the LOC104772153 gene encoding protein DMR6-LIKE OXYGENASE 2-like isoform X2, producing the protein MNKREKMGKFCEEVRKLSIEIMGAITESLGLGRDYLSSRMDENGTQVMAVNCYPPCPGPEKALGLPPHSDYSCITILLQNLAGLKIFDPMAHGGSGRWVVVPQVTGVLKVHIGDHVEVLSNGLYKSVVHKVTLNEEKTRISLASLHSLDMNDKMSVPCELVNDENPVRYKESSFKDFLDFLVKNDISQGDRFIDTLRIKD; encoded by the exons ATGAACAAGAG GGAAAAAATGGGAAAGTTCTGCGAGGAAGTGAGGAAGCTATCGATAGAGATAATGGGAGCAATAACGGAGAGCCTAGGGCTAGGGAGAGACTACCTGTCGTCTCGGATGGATGAAAACGGCACGCAAGTCATGGCCGTTAACTGCTATCCACCGTGTCCGGGCCCTGAGAAGGCGCTAGGCCTGCCGCCGCATTCAGACTATAGTTGCATCACCATCCTTCTACAGAACTTGGCCGGTCTTAAGATCTTCGATCCAATGGCTCATGGTGGCTCTGGCCGCTGGGTTGTTGTCCCACAAGTCACAGGTGTACTTAAG GTCCATATTGGCGACCATGTCGAAGTGCTAAGCAATGGATTATACAAGAGCGTCGTTCATAAAGTCACTTTAAATGAAGAGAAGACGAGAATCTCCCTCGCGAGCTTGCATAGCTTGGATATGAACGATAAGATGAGTGTACCGTGCGAATTGGTTAACGATGAAAATCCGGTACGGTACAAAGAGAGCAGCTTTaaagattttcttgattttctagTCAAGAATGACATTTCTCAAGGGGATAGGTTCATTGACACTCTCAGAATTAAGGACTGA
- the LOC104768956 gene encoding peptide methionine sulfoxide reductase A3-like — protein sequence MNNILNRMGLGSSGQSNMDPSPIAQGKDDDAPSPANKFAQFGAGCFWGVELAFQRVPGVTQTEVGYTQGIIHNPSYEDVCKGTTRHTEVVRVQYDPNDCSYESLLDLFWSRHDPTTLNRQGNDVGTQYRSGIYFYTPEQEKLARESLERHQQQMERKIMTEILPAKKFYRAEDQQQQYLSKGGRFGLGQSCAKGCNDPIRCYG from the exons ATGAACAATATACTCAACAGGATGGGTTTGGGATCAAGTGGGCAAAGCAATATGGATCCTTCTCCGATAGCTCAGGGGAAAGACGATGACGCTCCGTCACCGGCGAATAAGTTTGCCCAATTTGGTGCTGGTTGTTTCTGGGGTGTTGAGCTGGCGTTTCAGAGAGTTCCAGGGGTGACTCAGACTGAGGTTGGGTATACACAAGGGATCATACACAATCCTTCATACGAAGATGTCTGTAAAGGAACCACGAGACATACCGAGGTTGTTAGGGTTCAGTATGATCCTAATGATTGCAGTTATGAGTCTCTGCTTGATTTGTTCTGGTCTAGGCATGATCCCACCACTTTGAATCGTCAG GGAAATGACGTGGGAACCCAATACAGATCTGGGATATACTTCTACACTCCTGAGCAGGAGAAACTAGCCCGCGAGTCACTGGAACGTCACCAGCAACAAATGGAGAGGAAGATCATGACTGAGATCTTACCAGCTAAAAAATTCTACAGAGCTGAAGATCAACAGCAGCAGTACCTGTCAAAAGGTGGCCGGTTCGGCCTCGGGCAATCTTGTGCCAAAGGCTGCAACGACCCAATCCGCTGCTACGGGTAA
- the LOC104768957 gene encoding stellacyanin-like: protein MEKSSTMLFLLNLCIISGIVVIRRCNATTYFVGDSSGWDISSDLESWTSGKRFSSGDVLMFQYSSTHSVYEVDKNNYQNCNSTDAIRTFTNGNTTVSLSKPGDRFFVCGNRLHCFSGMRLRVNVEGNAPSQSPVGSPQASAAGILQPSSKQNNPATGVASSATRFNGSGSSGSSMGIFVYLMVLAFPFIWSYCD, encoded by the exons ATGGAGAAGTCATCGACGATGCTATTTCTTTTAAATCTTTGCATCATATCTGGGATAGTAGTAATAAGAAGATGCAACGCAACGACATACTTTGTGGGAGACAGTTCCGGTTGGGACATAAGCTCCGATCTTGAGTCTTGGACTTCAGGCAAGCGATTCTCTTCTGGTGATGTTCTAA TGTTCCAATACTCATCGACGCACAGTGTATATGAAGTTGATAAAAACAACTACCAAAACTGCAACTCAACAGACGCGATCCGTACGTTCACAAACGGGAACACGACCGTTTCACTTTCCAAACCGGGAGACCGGTTCTTTGTATGCGGTAATAGGCTCCATTGCTTCTCTGGTATGAGGTTACGAGTCAACGTCGAAGGCAATGCCCCATCTCAATCCCCCGTTGGATCTCCCCAAGCCTCGGCTGCCGGGATTCTTCAACCTTCTTCTAAGCAAAATAACCCTGCGACCGGAGTCGCTAGCTCGGCCACCCGTTTTAACGGCAGTGGTTCGAGCGGTAGTAGTATGGgcatttttgtatatttgatgGTTTTAGCTTTTCCATTCATATGGTCTTATTGTGACTAA